One genomic region from Conexibacter woesei DSM 14684 encodes:
- a CDS encoding Ig-like domain repeat protein → MSGRHVVRVALLALALCFVHGGMAAAAQTTIQPQPAEARTFATTNGGWSSSVDYGGLVCIPGVTCPSATPSYQATGGAGGAGDGFLRDGFGTLLGVLSTTTITWTSPSFAAPATAVDEAALLVDVRPQIASLLAIGSLNLRMRLVDVTDPARSTTVATVPLTAASATFSSLIVNVPPSAVVAGHTYRIALDVALTTAVSAVTSGNVDLDNVILRLVDLEPPTGLTATVPGSGPTRVEGSVDPAGQTTSVTVEYGLTTAYDTTTSPVTVNGSGSRSFSIPLGGLTPGATYHYRVVALNADGIATTTDATFVAPVPPAGGPPVVSGAGNSRNRTATFTRDGTIVRATVEVLAAGGSTVLGSFDDADGDGSVAITLPDADGTYDVRVVRENDARLTSTSTPVQATLDRVGPDGSAIDLRVLPAVSSDTQRNVTFTPPVDAVRATAQVIDRSGNPVGAPVAAVGGTATVQIGPAEGDYRVRLTLEDAAGNPTVVTSDVVTLDETAPSAGGAPSVTGPGNSRDRTVRFDRDLTTLTATIEVVDSGGRVVATAPVGLLSDTGTVTLPDRDGDYGVRVRQTDLAGNSATTASTPVTLDRVAPNPGPAPTVIGADSSRDRDVSFQRAADATSATIEVVDRGGSVVASAGVPSGGSGRVTLPDADGDYTIRVRQTDAATNSATSPGTPVTLDRSGPDAGPAPAVTGPGNSRDRTVAFTRAPDADRVAIEVLDSGGRLLSSTDVPSGGSGSITLPDADGGYDVRVRQTDAVGNSATTPNTPVTLDRQPPAAGPAPTVTGADTALLRDVAFTRAPDADRATIEVLDGGGRVVATADVPSGGRGSVTLPDTDGSYDVRVTQTDAAGNSAVTPTTPVVLDRGAPDPGDAPTITGAGNSRDRTVEFRRAPDAARATIEVLDGGGRVVATADVPAGGRGSVRLPAVDGVYFVRVRQADAGGISAVTPTTDTTLDTSPPDPGDAPTVSGTADALTVTFRRAPDAASATIEVLDANGNVVARVPVPSGNSGVVDLPDTPGLYGIRVVQTDAAGNSATTPTTNVRRLAGGDGGGDDGGRGGGGRGGSGGGGSGGSGGSGGTGSGGGGGGSGGRGGGSGDGALPLTDPGQFGTILRQCFGGDVVVTDVTARGARVQVRGLTLYAPGTAVSIVDLSGRRVGQGTTDASGRFAAAVTAPRSASARLRGGYRAVVGRTRSPAVRLRRANVVTGLSVSGSTITIRGRVDLARLGSVKRVRAYGGAGAAACTNSKLLRPIGKTLVNRRTGAYQLRVRAPAGTGRLVLRTRVFGSKLASRSSFLVR, encoded by the coding sequence ATGTCAGGGAGACATGTGGTGCGCGTCGCGCTGCTCGCGCTCGCGCTCTGCTTCGTGCACGGCGGCATGGCCGCCGCCGCACAGACGACGATCCAGCCGCAGCCGGCGGAGGCGCGCACGTTCGCGACCACCAACGGCGGCTGGAGCAGCTCAGTCGACTACGGCGGCCTCGTCTGCATACCGGGCGTGACGTGCCCGTCGGCGACGCCGAGCTACCAGGCGACCGGCGGCGCCGGAGGCGCGGGAGACGGGTTCCTGCGCGACGGCTTCGGCACGCTCCTGGGCGTCCTCTCGACGACCACGATCACGTGGACGTCACCGAGCTTCGCGGCGCCGGCCACCGCAGTCGACGAGGCGGCGCTGCTCGTCGACGTGCGACCGCAGATCGCGAGCCTCCTGGCGATCGGCAGCCTCAACCTCAGAATGCGCCTCGTCGACGTGACGGACCCCGCGAGATCGACGACGGTCGCGACGGTTCCCCTGACCGCCGCCTCGGCGACGTTCAGCTCGTTGATAGTGAACGTCCCGCCGAGCGCGGTAGTCGCCGGGCACACGTACAGAATCGCGCTCGACGTCGCCCTCACGACTGCCGTCTCGGCGGTCACGTCAGGCAATGTCGACCTCGACAACGTCATCCTCAGACTCGTCGACCTGGAGCCGCCGACCGGACTCACCGCGACGGTGCCCGGCAGCGGCCCGACCCGCGTCGAGGGCTCCGTCGACCCGGCCGGTCAGACGACGAGCGTCACCGTCGAGTACGGGCTGACCACGGCGTACGACACGACGACCTCGCCGGTCACCGTGAACGGAAGCGGCAGCAGATCGTTCTCGATCCCGCTCGGCGGGCTCACCCCGGGCGCGACGTACCACTACCGCGTCGTCGCGCTCAACGCCGACGGGATCGCCACGACGACCGACGCGACGTTCGTCGCGCCGGTGCCGCCGGCCGGCGGCCCGCCGGTCGTGAGCGGCGCCGGCAACAGCCGCAACCGCACCGCCACGTTCACCCGTGACGGCACCATCGTGAGAGCGACCGTCGAGGTCCTCGCCGCAGGCGGCTCGACCGTCCTCGGCAGCTTCGACGACGCCGACGGCGACGGCTCGGTGGCGATCACGCTGCCGGACGCCGACGGCACCTACGACGTCCGCGTCGTGCGGGAGAACGACGCGAGACTGACCTCGACCAGCACGCCCGTGCAGGCCACGCTCGACCGTGTCGGGCCGGATGGCTCGGCAATCGACCTGAGAGTGCTGCCGGCGGTCTCCTCCGACACGCAGCGGAACGTCACGTTCACGCCGCCGGTCGACGCGGTCAGAGCGACCGCACAGGTGATCGACAGAAGCGGCAACCCGGTCGGCGCGCCGGTCGCCGCCGTCGGTGGGACCGCGACCGTCCAGATCGGACCGGCCGAGGGCGACTACCGCGTCAGACTGACGCTCGAGGACGCCGCCGGAAACCCGACCGTGGTGACGAGCGACGTCGTCACGCTCGACGAGACGGCCCCGTCCGCGGGCGGCGCCCCATCGGTCACCGGCCCCGGCAACAGCCGCGACCGCACCGTCAGATTCGACCGTGACCTGACGACGCTGACGGCGACGATAGAGGTCGTCGACAGCGGCGGCAGAGTCGTCGCGACCGCGCCCGTCGGGCTGCTGTCGGACACCGGCACCGTGACGCTGCCCGACAGAGACGGCGACTACGGCGTGCGCGTCAGACAGACCGACCTCGCCGGCAACTCGGCGACGACGGCGAGCACGCCGGTCACGCTCGACCGCGTCGCCCCGAACCCCGGCCCTGCGCCGACCGTCATAGGCGCTGACAGCAGCCGCGACCGCGACGTCTCGTTCCAGCGTGCCGCCGATGCCACGAGCGCCACGATCGAGGTGGTCGACAGAGGCGGCAGCGTCGTTGCCTCGGCCGGCGTCCCGAGCGGCGGCAGCGGCAGAGTCACGCTGCCCGACGCCGACGGCGACTACACGATCCGCGTCAGACAGACCGACGCGGCGACGAACTCGGCGACCTCGCCCGGCACTCCGGTGACGCTCGACCGCTCCGGTCCCGACGCCGGTCCGGCGCCCGCGGTCACCGGGCCCGGCAACAGCCGCGACCGAACCGTCGCGTTCACGCGCGCCCCGGACGCCGACAGAGTGGCGATCGAGGTGCTCGACAGCGGCGGCAGACTCCTCAGCTCGACCGACGTGCCCAGCGGCGGCAGCGGCAGCATCACGCTGCCGGACGCCGACGGCGGCTACGACGTCCGGGTGAGACAGACCGACGCGGTCGGCAACTCGGCGACGACGCCGAACACGCCGGTCACGCTCGACCGGCAGCCGCCGGCGGCCGGCCCCGCGCCGACCGTCACGGGCGCCGACACCGCGCTCCTGCGCGACGTCGCGTTCACGCGCGCGCCGGACGCCGACAGAGCGACGATCGAGGTGCTCGACGGCGGCGGCAGAGTCGTCGCCACAGCCGACGTGCCGAGCGGCGGCAGAGGCTCGGTGACGCTGCCCGACACCGACGGCAGCTACGACGTCCGCGTGACACAGACCGACGCGGCCGGCAACTCCGCGGTCACGCCGACGACGCCCGTCGTGCTCGACCGCGGCGCCCCCGATCCAGGTGACGCCCCGACCATCACGGGCGCGGGCAACAGCCGCGACCGGACCGTCGAGTTCAGACGCGCGCCCGACGCGGCGAGAGCGACGATCGAAGTGCTCGACGGCGGCGGCAGAGTCGTCGCCACAGCCGACGTCCCGGCCGGCGGCAGAGGGAGCGTCAGACTGCCGGCCGTCGACGGCGTCTACTTCGTCCGCGTGCGGCAGGCGGACGCCGGCGGGATCTCGGCGGTGACGCCGACGACCGACACGACGCTCGACACCTCGCCGCCCGACCCCGGCGACGCGCCGACGGTGAGCGGCACGGCCGACGCGCTGACGGTCACGTTCAGACGCGCCCCGGACGCCGCGAGCGCGACGATCGAGGTGCTCGACGCGAACGGGAACGTGGTCGCCAGAGTCCCGGTCCCGAGCGGCAACAGCGGCGTCGTCGACCTGCCGGACACGCCCGGCCTGTACGGCATCCGCGTCGTCCAGACCGACGCCGCCGGCAACAGCGCCACGACGCCGACGACGAACGTCAGACGCCTCGCCGGCGGCGACGGCGGCGGGGACGACGGCGGCAGAGGCGGCGGCGGCAGAGGCGGCTCGGGCGGCGGCGGCTCCGGCGGGTCCGGCGGCAGCGGCGGCACGGGCAGCGGCGGCGGGGGCGGCGGCTCGGGCGGCAGAGGCGGAGGCTCCGGCGACGGCGCGCTCCCGCTGACCGATCCCGGCCAGTTCGGCACGATCCTGCGCCAGTGCTTCGGCGGCGACGTCGTCGTCACCGACGTGACGGCGCGCGGCGCGCGCGTGCAGGTGCGCGGGCTGACGCTGTACGCGCCGGGCACCGCAGTGTCGATCGTCGACCTGTCCGGCAGAAGAGTCGGGCAGGGCACGACCGACGCGAGCGGGCGCTTCGCGGCGGCGGTGACCGCGCCGCGGTCCGCCAGCGCACGGCTGCGCGGCGGCTACCGCGCCGTCGTCGGCAGAACCCGCTCGCCGGCCGTGCGCCTGCGGCGCGCGAACGTCGTGACGGGCCTGTCGGTCAGCGGCTCGACGATCACGATCCGCGGGCGCGTCGACCTGGCGCGGCTCGGCAGCGTCAAGCGCGTGCGCGCGTACGGCGGCGCAGGCGCCGCCGCGTGCACCAACTCGAAGCTGCTGAGACCGATCGGGAAGACGCTCGTGAACCGCCGCACCGGCGCCTACCAGCTGCGCGTGAGAGCGCCGGCTGGGACAGGCCGCCTGGTGCTGCGCACGCGCGTGTTCGGCAGCAAGCTCGCGAGCCGCAGCTCGTTCCTCGTGCGGTAG
- a CDS encoding HtaA domain-containing protein: MHIPVPPGGRCAPVRARAGLAASLALAFALAALVLLFPAVAARAADPPVPISAGYADWGLKQSFRTYVGASGITLADGATRNADGSFRFPVTSGSYDAATKTTVVAFAGSVHFSAHAGELDLTFARPRVEIRPTGAKLFVAMRSRPLGGSTPTDYGDVHLATVDVSGRDPAITPPTTTWSALPTALTAAGVQPFASFYEAGQALDPFTFTYDGPGGKPDVAPGETWTPAGTVRWQPTGAAAGVPSSVADSTGDPMGYHSYPSFARNATARQLLALDGRGGRLTVVDEATLTRVGTPIDGLDAAVGGLAVDEQRNVAYTVAAGWGNGPLVLNRVDVAARTVTRFTIPGGERGMSLPELAVDQRSGRVLVSERLGGHLFVIDGRAATMALLQTFSFDAYGGSGVDVDETTGDVYLATGSQSTVRRLTPNSGAGDPYTLDPTPVATFDGATIRLQVSDDGRRIWVGRIVGSSINPTLLTRTTTGWETGATIAFGPAMRWFGTDGASGDLIGAIAPRSISVVAADTQHVNPLTLDLPASARIEAAIRTADGDALWALDGGDSVVRRISRHVSPTVSAQPDDATVTVSPAQPAPQATFTTTASGTPAPTVRWQAKAPGGAWEDVPGAGATGTTLTVDGATGTSRTAYRAIFTNAVGSHASEPATLTVDYATGGLDRRVWITGGALDWGVKASFRRYVGGPIAHGAITTGGGATANGDGTFRFAADGGTYDPASGRATLRFGGSVRFSGHAGQLDLTIARPRLEIDGGVATLHADVSSKSLSGGVVEQFTGVDLARVDLGTPAAGPAVAGGRLGWRELPAALTANGAPAFAAFYPAGTALDPLSIDVAYSTEEPRTSVPPPVGRPAPPAQPAPTPTPVRKPARKPAAAAIAAVRGAQAVGRNRIARVATVACGSGAGACTVKVPARVRVRIGGRLYTAQVLAPKRLKAGARGNVRVRLSKRAAARLARRSTRVTLRVVTTAGPRTTVKAVSVRLIGPKRG; encoded by the coding sequence GTGCACATCCCCGTTCCGCCGGGAGGCCGGTGTGCGCCCGTACGCGCACGCGCCGGCCTCGCCGCGTCGCTCGCGCTCGCGTTCGCGCTCGCTGCGCTCGTCCTGCTCTTCCCCGCCGTCGCCGCGCGCGCGGCCGATCCGCCCGTCCCGATCAGTGCGGGCTACGCCGACTGGGGCCTCAAGCAGTCGTTCCGCACCTACGTCGGCGCGTCCGGGATCACGCTCGCCGATGGCGCGACCAGAAACGCCGACGGCAGCTTCCGCTTCCCGGTGACGAGCGGCAGCTACGACGCCGCGACGAAGACGACGGTCGTCGCGTTCGCCGGCTCGGTCCACTTCAGCGCCCATGCCGGCGAGCTGGACCTCACCTTCGCCAGACCGCGCGTCGAGATCCGGCCGACCGGCGCGAAGCTGTTCGTCGCGATGAGAAGCCGGCCGCTCGGCGGCAGCACGCCGACCGACTACGGCGACGTCCACCTCGCAACGGTCGACGTCAGCGGCAGAGATCCCGCGATCACGCCGCCGACGACGACCTGGTCGGCGCTCCCGACGGCGCTGACGGCCGCCGGCGTCCAGCCGTTCGCGAGCTTCTACGAGGCGGGCCAGGCACTCGACCCGTTCACCTTCACCTACGACGGCCCGGGCGGCAAGCCCGACGTCGCCCCCGGCGAGACGTGGACGCCTGCCGGCACCGTGCGGTGGCAGCCGACCGGCGCCGCCGCGGGTGTGCCGAGCAGCGTCGCCGACAGCACCGGCGACCCGATGGGCTACCACTCCTACCCGTCCTTCGCCCGCAACGCGACCGCGCGGCAGCTGCTGGCGCTCGACGGTCGCGGCGGCAGGCTGACCGTCGTCGACGAGGCGACGCTGACGCGCGTCGGAACGCCGATCGACGGGCTCGACGCCGCCGTCGGCGGACTCGCGGTCGACGAGCAGCGCAACGTCGCGTACACGGTCGCGGCCGGCTGGGGCAACGGCCCGCTCGTGCTCAACCGCGTCGACGTCGCGGCCCGCACCGTGACGAGGTTCACGATCCCGGGCGGCGAACGCGGCATGTCGCTGCCGGAGCTCGCGGTCGACCAGAGAAGCGGCCGCGTGCTCGTCTCCGAGCGGCTCGGCGGCCACCTCTTCGTGATCGACGGCCGCGCGGCGACGATGGCGCTGCTGCAGACGTTCTCGTTCGACGCCTACGGCGGCAGCGGCGTCGACGTCGACGAGACGACCGGCGACGTCTACCTCGCGACGGGCTCGCAGAGCACCGTCCGCCGGCTCACTCCGAACAGCGGCGCGGGCGACCCCTACACGCTCGACCCGACGCCGGTCGCGACGTTCGACGGCGCGACGATCCGGCTCCAGGTCTCCGACGACGGCAGACGCATCTGGGTCGGCAGAATCGTCGGCTCGTCGATCAATCCGACGCTGCTGACGCGCACCACCACCGGCTGGGAGACCGGTGCCACGATCGCGTTCGGTCCCGCGATGCGCTGGTTCGGGACCGACGGCGCGAGCGGAGACCTGATCGGCGCAATCGCGCCGCGCAGCATCTCCGTCGTCGCAGCCGACACCCAGCACGTCAACCCGCTCACGCTCGACCTGCCCGCGAGCGCACGCATCGAGGCGGCGATCCGCACCGCGGACGGCGACGCGCTCTGGGCACTGGACGGCGGCGACAGCGTCGTGCGGCGGATCTCGCGGCACGTCTCGCCGACGGTCAGCGCGCAGCCGGACGACGCGACCGTCACCGTCTCCCCCGCCCAGCCGGCGCCGCAGGCGACGTTCACCACGACCGCGAGCGGCACGCCCGCGCCGACCGTCAGATGGCAGGCGAAGGCGCCAGGCGGCGCCTGGGAGGACGTCCCCGGCGCCGGCGCGACCGGCACGACGCTCACCGTCGACGGTGCGACCGGCACCAGCAGAACCGCCTACCGCGCGATCTTCACCAACGCGGTTGGCTCGCACGCGAGCGAGCCGGCGACGCTGACGGTCGACTACGCGACCGGAGGGCTCGACCGACGCGTCTGGATCACCGGCGGCGCGCTCGACTGGGGCGTCAAGGCGTCGTTCCGCAGATATGTCGGCGGACCGATCGCGCACGGCGCCATCACGACCGGCGGCGGCGCCACCGCCAACGGCGACGGCACGTTCCGCTTCGCCGCCGACGGCGGGACGTACGACCCGGCGAGCGGGCGCGCGACGCTGCGCTTCGGCGGCAGCGTCCGCTTCAGCGGCCACGCGGGACAGCTCGACCTGACGATCGCGCGGCCGCGCCTGGAGATCGACGGCGGCGTCGCGACGCTGCACGCCGACGTCTCCAGCAAGTCGCTCAGCGGCGGCGTCGTCGAGCAGTTCACCGGCGTCGACCTCGCGCGGGTCGACCTCGGCACGCCCGCCGCCGGTCCGGCGGTCGCCGGCGGCCGGCTCGGCTGGCGCGAGCTGCCGGCGGCACTGACCGCGAACGGGGCGCCGGCGTTCGCCGCGTTCTACCCGGCCGGGACGGCGCTCGATCCGCTCTCGATCGACGTCGCGTACTCGACCGAGGAGCCGCGAACGTCGGTGCCGCCGCCGGTCGGACGGCCGGCGCCGCCGGCGCAGCCGGCGCCCACGCCCACACCGGTGCGGAAGCCGGCCCGGAAGCCGGCCGCCGCCGCGATCGCCGCGGTCAGAGGAGCGCAGGCGGTCGGCCGCAACCGGATCGCGCGCGTCGCGACGGTCGCCTGCGGCAGCGGCGCCGGGGCGTGCACGGTGAAGGTACCCGCGCGGGTGCGCGTGCGGATCGGCGGCCGTCTCTACACGGCGCAGGTGCTCGCGCCCAAGCGGTTGAAGGCGGGCGCGCGCGGGAACGTGCGCGTGCGGCTGAGCAAGCGCGCCGCGGCGCGACTGGCCCGTCGCAGCACGCGCGTGACGCTGCGGGTCGTCACGACGGCCGGGCCTCGCACGACCGTGAAGGCCGTCAGCGTCAGGCTGATCGGACCCAAGCGCGGCTGA
- a CDS encoding MFS transporter — protein sequence MPADVTADPPVRQLDRRLVLLLAVATGAAVANLYYAQPLLDVIAARLGTSPGVAGLIVTASQIGYAAGLVFVVPLGDLVERRRLVVRMLIGCAVALAACALAPGIAALALAIVVVGVTSVVAQVLVPFAGDLAADDERGRVVGTIMSGLLIGILAARTVSGFVAELAGWRAIYVLAAAMMLACAAALQRMLPVIAPRAVTPYRALLRSVGTLVREEPLLRLRMAYGMLGILTFTLLWTALTFLLSGPAYGYSEGTIGLFGLAGLIGAAAAQGAGRLADRGHASATTVLGWVAVLVGWILCDLGGSSLVALIAGVLVLDAGVQGQHITNQSLIYSLRPEARSRLTTAYMAGNFSAAALGSALASALWSVGGWDAVSIVGGATAVIALALWGIDRWRISQAAAVAPAPVPAPDLSAATPRPPRRG from the coding sequence GTGCCCGCCGACGTGACCGCCGATCCGCCCGTCCGCCAGCTCGACCGGCGGCTCGTGCTGCTGCTGGCGGTCGCGACCGGCGCGGCGGTCGCGAACCTGTACTACGCGCAGCCGCTGCTGGACGTGATCGCAGCGAGACTCGGGACGAGCCCCGGAGTCGCCGGGCTGATCGTGACCGCGTCGCAGATCGGCTACGCCGCCGGGCTCGTCTTCGTCGTCCCGCTCGGCGACCTCGTCGAGCGACGGCGGCTGGTCGTGCGGATGCTGATCGGCTGCGCCGTCGCGCTCGCCGCGTGCGCGCTCGCACCCGGGATAGCCGCGCTCGCGCTGGCGATCGTCGTCGTCGGCGTGACGTCGGTCGTCGCGCAGGTGCTGGTCCCGTTCGCGGGCGACCTCGCCGCCGACGACGAGCGCGGCCGCGTCGTCGGGACGATCATGAGCGGCCTGCTGATCGGCATCCTCGCCGCCCGCACGGTCAGCGGCTTCGTCGCCGAGCTGGCCGGCTGGCGCGCGATCTACGTGCTCGCTGCGGCGATGATGCTCGCCTGCGCCGCCGCCCTGCAGCGGATGCTGCCGGTGATCGCGCCACGCGCCGTGACGCCGTACCGCGCGCTGCTGCGGTCGGTCGGCACGCTCGTGCGCGAGGAGCCGCTGCTGCGGCTGCGGATGGCGTACGGGATGCTCGGGATCCTGACGTTCACGCTGCTGTGGACCGCCCTGACGTTCCTGCTCAGCGGCCCCGCCTACGGCTACTCCGAGGGGACGATCGGACTGTTCGGCCTCGCCGGGCTGATCGGCGCGGCCGCCGCGCAGGGCGCCGGCCGCCTCGCCGACCGCGGCCACGCGTCCGCCACGACCGTGCTGGGCTGGGTCGCGGTCCTCGTCGGCTGGATCCTCTGCGACCTCGGCGGCAGCTCGCTCGTCGCGCTGATCGCGGGCGTGCTCGTGCTCGACGCCGGCGTGCAGGGCCAGCACATCACCAACCAGTCGCTGATCTACTCGCTCCGGCCGGAGGCGCGCAGCCGCCTGACGACCGCGTACATGGCCGGCAACTTCAGCGCCGCCGCGCTCGGCTCGGCACTCGCCTCCGCGCTCTGGAGCGTCGGCGGCTGGGACGCCGTCAGCATCGTCGGCGGTGCGACGGCCGTGATCGCGCTCGCGCTGTGGGGGATCGACCGCTGGCGGATCAGCCAGGCGGCCGCGGTCGCGCCGGCGCCGGTGCCGGCACCCGATCTGTCCGCGGCAACGCCGCGACCGCCGCGTCGCGGCTGA
- a CDS encoding MBL fold metallo-hydrolase, translating into MAGSGAASDDVAALRELERVPLALPAGLTVDWLGVSGYRLTYDGVALFVDPYVSRIPLRDVLLRRVALPDPALVERYAGAGEGAAAGGSVAGVLVGHTHFDHAVDAPAIARRFGCRAYGSASLGTLMRLHGLGELAVEVEPYRRYELGPFVVSFTPSRHSKLLFGRKVPMAGELTCEQLDGLRMGAYRCGQVWGIRIEVADVSFYHQGSANLIDEALRPERVDVFLAGVAGRSVTPRYWERVLGKLDPRVVVPTHYDDFFKPLGAELGFTARVRLGEVPDEIAAVSRDAAVAALPRTDRVPAPAPARPRPPG; encoded by the coding sequence ATGGCCGGCTCCGGCGCCGCCTCCGACGACGTCGCCGCGCTGCGCGAGCTGGAGCGCGTCCCGCTCGCGCTCCCGGCGGGCCTGACGGTCGACTGGCTCGGCGTCTCGGGCTACCGGCTGACGTACGACGGCGTCGCGCTGTTCGTCGACCCGTACGTCTCGCGGATCCCGCTGCGCGACGTGCTGCTGCGCCGCGTCGCGCTGCCCGATCCGGCGCTGGTCGAGCGCTACGCGGGCGCCGGCGAGGGCGCCGCGGCGGGCGGGAGCGTCGCCGGTGTGCTCGTCGGCCACACGCACTTCGACCACGCGGTCGACGCGCCCGCGATCGCCCGCCGCTTCGGCTGCCGCGCGTACGGGTCGGCGTCACTCGGGACGCTGATGCGGCTGCACGGGCTCGGCGAGCTGGCGGTCGAGGTCGAGCCGTACCGCCGCTACGAGCTGGGGCCGTTCGTCGTCTCGTTCACCCCCAGCAGACACTCGAAGCTGCTGTTCGGCCGCAAGGTCCCGATGGCCGGCGAGCTGACCTGCGAGCAGCTCGACGGACTGCGGATGGGCGCGTACCGCTGCGGCCAGGTGTGGGGCATCCGGATCGAGGTCGCGGACGTCTCCTTCTACCACCAGGGCAGCGCGAACCTGATCGACGAGGCGCTGCGGCCCGAGCGCGTCGACGTCTTCCTCGCCGGCGTCGCGGGGCGCAGCGTGACGCCGCGCTACTGGGAGCGCGTGCTCGGCAAGCTCGATCCGCGTGTCGTCGTGCCGACGCACTACGACGACTTCTTCAAGCCGCTCGGCGCGGAGCTGGGCTTCACGGCGCGCGTGCGGCTCGGCGAGGTCCCGGACGAGATCGCGGCGGTCAGCCGCGACGCGGCGGTCGCGGCGTTGCCGCGGACAGATCGGGTGCCGGCACCGGCGCCGGCGCGACCGCGGCCGCCTGGCTGA
- a CDS encoding acetoacetate decarboxylase family protein, which translates to MTRTAGLPESPTHPLQQVDGVPECVLGDALASRLPSTSPPAPWRTRVQAVLWMHAASPGAAELLPQQLRDERIVPLTIGAFIRYLDTPVGPYSEVLASPVLLARTPLPASTVPFIAVDSIASLHGGRANWALPKALAAFEWTAAPGELGRAAFSVRGDGTHGSSAWSVAAEVSPRRRRLPVRLPLRDVQLAPGGRELDIPISLAGRAQLATVEVRSDGPSLPAWLLSGTHRGAVLPDARMTFGAPR; encoded by the coding sequence GTGACCCGCACGGCCGGCCTGCCCGAATCGCCCACGCACCCGCTGCAGCAGGTCGACGGCGTGCCCGAGTGCGTCCTCGGCGACGCGCTCGCCTCGCGCCTGCCGAGCACGTCGCCGCCGGCGCCGTGGCGGACGCGCGTGCAGGCGGTCCTGTGGATGCACGCCGCGAGCCCCGGCGCGGCCGAGCTGCTGCCACAGCAGCTGCGCGACGAGCGGATCGTCCCACTCACGATCGGCGCGTTCATCCGCTATCTCGACACGCCGGTCGGGCCCTACAGCGAGGTGCTCGCCTCCCCCGTCCTGCTCGCCCGCACGCCGCTGCCCGCGTCGACCGTGCCGTTCATCGCGGTCGACTCGATCGCCTCGCTGCACGGCGGTCGCGCCAACTGGGCGCTGCCGAAGGCGCTCGCCGCGTTCGAGTGGACGGCCGCCCCCGGCGAGCTCGGGCGCGCGGCGTTCTCCGTCCGCGGCGACGGCACGCACGGGAGCAGCGCCTGGTCGGTCGCGGCGGAGGTGTCGCCGCGCCGGCGGCGGCTGCCCGTCCGCCTTCCGCTGCGCGACGTGCAGCTCGCGCCCGGCGGCCGCGAGCTGGACATCCCGATCTCGCTCGCCGGCCGTGCGCAGCTGGCGACCGTCGAGGTGCGCAGCGACGGCCCGTCGCTGCCGGCGTGGCTGCTGTCGGGCACCCACCGCGGCGCCGTCCTGCCGGACGCGCGCATGACGTTCGGCGCGCCGCGCTGA
- a CDS encoding DUF1707 SHOCT-like domain-containing protein yields the protein MTDPGIRASDGEREETIERLRAAAGEGRLTLEELTDRIETASGASTRGQLDELTGDLPAFGDPGGQVVTTVPARNSALFGDHKRDGQWQLPAVSRWDSIFGDVKLDLREARVPAGEIVIDVRTFFGDVELLVPEGVLVEVRAKAFLGDVKQDAGMAGPAGAPRIVLTGTTVFGDVRVRARRLRERLAARLRRAAQ from the coding sequence ATGACGGACCCTGGCATCCGCGCCTCCGACGGCGAGCGCGAAGAGACGATCGAGCGGCTGCGCGCGGCCGCCGGTGAGGGGCGGCTGACGCTCGAGGAGCTGACCGACCGGATCGAGACGGCGAGCGGCGCGAGCACGCGCGGGCAGCTCGACGAGCTGACGGGCGACCTGCCGGCGTTCGGAGACCCCGGCGGCCAGGTCGTGACGACCGTCCCGGCGCGCAACAGCGCGCTCTTCGGCGACCACAAGCGCGACGGTCAGTGGCAGCTGCCGGCGGTGAGCAGATGGGACTCGATCTTCGGCGACGTGAAGCTCGACCTGCGCGAGGCACGGGTCCCCGCCGGCGAGATCGTCATCGACGTGCGGACGTTCTTCGGCGACGTCGAGCTGCTCGTGCCCGAGGGAGTCCTCGTCGAGGTCCGCGCGAAGGCGTTCCTCGGCGACGTCAAGCAGGACGCCGGGATGGCCGGTCCGGCCGGCGCACCGCGGATCGTGCTGACCGGCACGACGGTCTTCGGCGACGTGCGCGTGCGCGCGAGACGGCTGCGCGAACGGCTCGCGGCACGCCTGCGGAGAGCAGCGCAATGA